The region TATTGTATTTCATACATTGGAATATCGTGTTTCGGGAGAAAATGGGCCTTTTTCCAACATTCAATTGTACGGAGTACAATAGATTCTATTTTAAAGCCTTTTTTGCAGCATTCTATTGTACAGAGGGCAGTTGCTATCGTTCCAGCGCCTACAGCTTCCGAAGAACTGCTGAGCGAATATTCACTATACTAACTCTGATGCTCTACTAAGGCAGACGCTGGCAGGAAAACTGCCAGTCCGGGGTATCAGGTCGTGCCGCGCTCCACAGCCGTTACCGGAAACGTATTCACCATCGTCACCGCCTGGCCCTCGATCTGCCGGACCGCCAGCTCCATAATGGCTTCGCTCATCTCCTGAATCGGCTGCCGGACCGTGCTTAGACGCGGTGAGATCATGGAGGCGAGCTGCACATCATCATAGCCCACAATGCGCATTGCGGAAGGAATCTCCTTGCCGAGCAGGTTGCAGGCATGAATGACCTCGGCGGCAATCACATCACTGCTGGCAAATACGCCGTCAATCTCAGGATGCTCCTGGAGGTAGGCGGCAATGGCAGTGTCCCCTCCGGTATAGCTTCCCTCTTCAACCTCCAGCTGCAAGTACAGCGGCGCAAGTCCAGCGCGCTTCATCTCCTCTTCGTACCCCTGCCTTCTCAGACCGGCCAGCATGAAGTGATGCTGGGGACCATCGATCCCCCGCTGGATATAGACCGTGTGCCGGCAGCCCTGGCCGGTTAATAACCGGGCAGCCAGCCGGCCGCCCTCCAGATTATCCGAGGTGACCACGGGGATGTCCTCCGAGATTACACGGTCGAAGGAGACGATCGGCAGGTCCAGGTGCAGATAATGCTGCACATCCAGCACGGCACTGCCCATGATGATGGCATCGACCTGGTTTTTTTTGAGCATCTCGATATAATCTACTTCCTTGGAGACGTTGCGGTTGGAATTGCAGAGCAGCAGCTTGTAGCCCTTAAGGTCTGCATAATATTCGAGATAGGCGGTCAGCTCGGCAAAAAAAGGATGGGAAATCGCCGGGATGATCAGCCCGATCATATTGGATTTTTTGCGGAACAGGGCCCGGGCCATTTCATTCGGCTGATAATTCATTTCCTTCATCACCCGGTAGACCTTCTCCTTCGTCTTGTCACTGATATACCCTCTATTGTTAAGGACTCTGGACACTGTATTCACAGAAAGTCCTGCCTGCTTTGCGACGTCTTTCAGATTCGCCATAGGAACCACCTTGCTTTTTAGTTCCAATTATAGAGGAAGTTCGCATGGATTTCAGCTATATACGCGTAATCGTCACTGCGGTGAAGATTTGGACTTCCTCGCTTCCCTTATTTCAGCGCCCCTTCCGTGATCCCCTTGATGATCTGTTTTTGCAGGAACAGGTAGATGATCAGCACGGGAATTATTGTCATAATTAGCCCGGCCATCAGCGGCGCGTAGTCCACAGAATAGGAGGAGAAGAAGGTATACGTGGACAGCGGCAGGGTCTTCTGATCCGGCGACAGCAGCACGAGACTGGGCAGAAGATAGTCATTCCAGATCCAGAGCACATCGAGCACCAGCAGGGTGACGAATACCGGCTTCAGCAAGGGCAGCACAATACTGAAAAAGGTACGCAGCGTGGTGCTTCCTTCGATAAACGCCGATTCTTCCAGCTCATAAGGAATCCCTTTGATAAAGCCGTGGAACGTGAAGACGCCAAACGGCACTCCGAAGCCGAGATACATGAACAGCAGCGTCAGCTTGGTATTCAGCAGCCCCATATTCCCGTACAGCATCACCATGGGAATCATCAGCACCTGGAAGGGCAGAGCCATAGAGGCCAGCATGAGGAAGAAGAAGATGGAGTTCACCTTCCATTTGTAGCGCACGAACAAGTACCCGGTCATCGCCGAGAAAATAATAATGATTGTGACGGAAATCCCCGTAATGATCAGCGAGTTCATGAACCCCTGCATAAAATCCATATTGTCAAAGGCGCTGGCGTAGTTCTTGAAATTAATCGTTGTCGGCAGTGACAGCGGGCTCTCGAAGAATTGCTGGGTGGTCTTGAAGGAGTTCATAATAATCAGCAGGAACGGTGTTAAAAAGGCGAACAGCAGCAGGTATAAGAATCCTGTCCGGAGGCCCGGGAGGATGCGCCGGTTAGCATTCATTAAGATTCCACCTCCAGCTTCTTCAGCAGATAGGATTGCGTCAACGCGATAATCGCTACGACAGCGAACAGAACAACTGCCTCTGCCTGGCCGACACCGTATTGATTGGACAGGAAGGCTTTTTGCACGATATGGTAGGTGGCCAGCTCCGTTGAATTGAACGGTCCGCCCTTGGTTAAGGCCAGGTTGATGTCATACGTTAAGAAGGACCGGGACAGGGAGATGAAAATACAGATGACGATTGCAGGAACCGTCAGCGGCAGAATAATTCTGCGGATCACCGAAGTCCGCCCTGCCCCGTCGATGTTTGCCGCCTCCAGCACATCATTCGGAACGCCTGTGAAGCCCGCGATATAAATGATCATCAGATACCCGACCAGCTGCCAGGCGGTCGCAATAATCAGCGCCCAGAATGCCGTCCCCGTATTCGTCAGCCATGAGGTCTGAAACAGCTCCCAGCCGTATTTAGCGCCAAGGTAAGGCAGCACTTGTGAGAAAAGCGTCTGCCACAGGTAGCCAAGTACGATCCCTCCGACCAAATTGGGTGTGAAGAACCCTGTGCGCAGCCATTGCTCCCCTCTCCCGCCTCTCGTCAGGGCGAGCGCGATGAAGAAGGCGAACACATTGGCAATCACCACAGTGAAGAAGACGTACTTCAGGGTGAACCACAGCTGCTGAAGGAACACCTTATCCCTGAATACCTCCAGATAATTCGTGAAGCCGATCAGGCTGCTGTCGCCTGTACGGACATCCCAGTTCGTGAAGGTCAAATATAAGCCGACGATGAACGGTATGATCACAACGGCGGCAAAAGCGAAGATAGAGGGACCTCCGAAGACCAAGAATGTCCCCGCATTCTTCAGTGATAGCTTTTTGTTCATAGTGCTGCCCCCTTTCCTCTTAACAGGCTGAACTGGAGAATGTCCGGTTCAGCCTGTTCTTTTAGCACAAACGAAGAGATTGTCTATTTCCCTGCATACGATTTCCAGTAATCCTGAACCTCCTGCGCAAGCCCCTGGCGGTCGATATTGCCTACCAGATACTTCTGCATCGCAGCTCCGGTCTTGGCCCAGTAATCCTGCGGCAGGTAATTGATGACACCGATGTTGATAATCTTCCCTTGCTTCACGTATTCACTGACGGCGTTGGACATGATGTTCGTGCTCTTCGCCTTAAGATCCTTATACGGCATGGACAGCCCCATATCGCTAATAATGGCCTTCTGCCCGTCCTCGCTGCTGACCATCCATTCGATGAACGCTTTGGCGGCTTCCTGCTGCTCCGGCGTAGACTTCGAATCATCGATGGCGAACAGCTTAGGCTCGCTGTAGGCGACTTGCGTGTTGCCGAAGTCCTCCGGGTTATTGCTGACCGGCAGCGGCAGGATACCGAAGTCGGTATCGCGGCCTTCCAGCGTTCCGATGACCGCCCAGCTCCAGTCCCCCATGAAGTAGAAGGCCGCAGCCCCCTTAGCGAAATCCGCGCTGTCGCGGTTATAATCGGCAACGAGCGGGTCGCTCTTGCGTGCGTTGTACTTTTTCAGCAGATCGAAGGTATCCATCAATCCGGTGAACTGCGGATTCTCCGTCAGCTTCACCTGCCCGTTCTTCAGCTCCTCCACGAACTTCCGGTTGTCCTCCACCTTCTGCGACTGCAGGGAATAGGTCAACCCCAGATAGTGGGCACCGAGCGACCAGTCTGCTCCATGAAGCATGACCGGCGCTTTGCCGGAGGCTTCAATTTTCTTGAAAACCGCCTCCAGATCATCACGGGTCTTCACCGATGCAGGATCAAAGGCACCGCCGATACCCTCTTCTACCGCACGTTTGTTGTACAGCAGACCGTAGCCTTGGGCCGTCCAGGGAATACCCAGGAATTGTCCGTCCAGCAACGCGCCGTCGATGGCTCCCGGATTGGTGAGGGCCTCATACTTCGCCTTCTCCGGCTCTAAATCCAGGAAATCATCCTTATATTGAAGTATGGTGCCTGCATCCAGATTCACGATTGTCGCCGGATTGCCGGAGGCCAGCAGGGATTGGAATTTCTCAAGCTGCGCGCCGCCGATCGGTGTAGGAATCAGCTCAATCGTCACCTGCGGATTCTGCTCATGATACTTCTTGAACAGCTCCTCGAATACGGTATTGACTTCTGCAGAGGTATTGAAGAAGGTGAGCTTAACATCCTTGGCGGCTTGCTCTGCTGCTGGCGTCTCTCCCTTTTCTTCCTTAACAGCACCGTTTGCCGAATTCCCCTTGGAGCAGCCTGCGAGTAATCCGGTGACCACCGTCAGAGCGATAGCGAAGCTTGCAGCTTTTCTCAATTTCAAATGAATTCCCCCCGTACTTTTGATTGTTTTGAATGCGCATACATTTCAGATACAGCTTTATGATAACCGGTTAACATATTTATGTCAATCGGTTATCATATTTAAATTTTAGCTAATAAAATCCGCCACACGCGCCGCTCCCAGCCCAATTGTAATCGGTTTTTCGATTACATTCGGCTCACGCCCGCTCCCAGCCCAATTGTAATCGGTTTTTCGATTACATTCGGCTCACGCGCCGCTCCCAACCCAATTGTAATCGGTTTTTCGATTACATTCGGCCCACACGCCGCTCCCAGCCCAATTGTAATCGGTTTTTCGATTACATTCGGCTCACGCGCCGCTCCCAGCCCAATTGTAATCGGTTTTCCGCATACATCCGACAAAAAAAGGCCTCGGCCCAAATGAGCCGAAACCTCTGATAGTACGGAACGGGACCCTACATCAGCCTACAGCTTCCCCCGGAAATCCTGCGGCGTCATGCCGAACTGCTCCTTGAACACTTTGATAAAATATTGGCTGTTGGCGTAGCCGAGCTGCTCGGAGATCTCATAGATCTTCAGCTCGGAGTTACGGAGACTCGCTACGGCCTGCTCCATCTTCATATTCAGGATATACTCGCTGATGCTGATCCCGCTGACCTGCTTGAACAGTCTGGAGACATATGCCGGATGCAGCGAGACCGCGTCCGCTACGAATTGCTGGCTGGCCTGCGCCAGATTAGCCGCGATACAGCTCTGCATCTCCTTGACGATGCCCATCCGGTTATTCTGTGTATCCCGTTCGAGCTTGCTCTGCAAGGTATCCACCAGCGCTTCTCCCCAGCTGATCAGCTGGGACACGGAACGGAAAAGAGTCTTATCCAGCAGCTCCCGCCCGACCAGATCGGACAGCAGGCTATGATTCTTATGGGCAATATAGTGAAAGGAGCCGAGAATCATGGTGCGGATCTCCTCAATGTATTCTTCGTTATAGGCCGGCAGATTGTTGCTGAATTCCTTCATCTGCTGCAGCCGTTCCTTATACCCCTGCCACTGGCCGGTCTCCAGCAGATGCATCAGTGAGGGGGAAGCATATAAGTCCTTGAGCGGCTGGACCGGCGAACTCTTCTGCTGATCCGTCAAGGAGATGAAATAGCCCTTGTCATTGCCCACTTGCTGCCTTAATGCCGACTGGGAGTCCTCATACATGGCGCGGAGATCCAGCGGGAATTCGCCCGGGTAGGACAGAATGACCGAGATTCCGCCATTCAGATATTCATTCACACTGCTGTGCAGCTGATGGGTATTATGGGTTAGCTGCTTCAGGATCTTGCCTTGGTCAACCGCCCCCGCTTCATTGCTCTTCACAATAAACACCAGGTTCTCGTAAGCATCCCGGCCATGCCACATCTCGAAGCCCGGGCCCAGCAGCTCGCAGGCGATGTTGGTCACCGCGTATTCAAAGAGTAATTGGCTATCCAGCCCGAAGTTCGTGAAATGCTCCTCCAGACGGATCAGAATCAGGAAGACCCGGTCGTTCAGCTGAAAATCAATCTGATAACCGCTCAGCTTCTCCTTCAGCCGTTCCTGCGGATAGGATTTGCCCTGAATCAGCTCGGCCAGCAGCTTGTCCTTCAGCGCCGGAAGATGCTCACGGAAGGCCAGCATGGCCTGCTCATAGGAGGCCGTCCGGTCAAGCTCCTTCTTGATGGTCTTAATCGTGCTTTCCAGAGCCGTCCGCAGCTTCTGGTGATCCAGCGGCTTAACGAGATACTCTACCACGCCATACTGAAGAGCTTCACGGGCATATTCGAATTCGGCATAGCCGGTCAGCAGAATACACTTGATTCTCCGGTGGGTCCGCTGTACCTGCTTCACCAGCTCCAGCCCGCTCATCCCGGGCATAGCAATGTCCGTAATGACGATATCGACCGGATTTTGCCCGATCATCTGCATGGCCTGGGCGCCGGAGTAGGCTTTATATACTTTTTCAATTCCGAAGTCCTGCCATGGAAAAGCAAGCTCCAGATCATCTACGACATATTGTTCATCATCTACCAGCAGAATTTGCAGAATGGGGTTCTCCCTCCTTTTCAATACGAATCCGGTAACAGGTGCCTTCGGACAGCACGGAGTCTACGGATAACCCCGAGTCCTTGCCAAAATACAGGCGCAGCCGCTGATTCACATTCCTTAGCCCGGTTCCGAGCTGTTCATTGCTGATGATATTGTCCTCGATATGGCGGCGGACCGCGCCAAGCCGTTCCTCCGTCATGCCGATTCCGTTATCCTTCACGGTAATCAGCAGATACGAAGCATCTTCCTTGGCGGCAACCGAGATAATGCCGGGCTTCAGGCTCGGTTCAATGCCATGCTTAATGCAGTTCTCCACCAGCGGCTGCAGAATCATCCTTGGCAACCGGTATCTGCCCGCCTCTGCCGTGACACCGAACTCGAAGGTGATTTCTCTTTTGCGC is a window of Paenibacillus sp. FSL H3-0469 DNA encoding:
- a CDS encoding ABC transporter substrate-binding protein, which gives rise to MKLRKAASFAIALTVVTGLLAGCSKGNSANGAVKEEKGETPAAEQAAKDVKLTFFNTSAEVNTVFEELFKKYHEQNPQVTIELIPTPIGGAQLEKFQSLLASGNPATIVNLDAGTILQYKDDFLDLEPEKAKYEALTNPGAIDGALLDGQFLGIPWTAQGYGLLYNKRAVEEGIGGAFDPASVKTRDDLEAVFKKIEASGKAPVMLHGADWSLGAHYLGLTYSLQSQKVEDNRKFVEELKNGQVKLTENPQFTGLMDTFDLLKKYNARKSDPLVADYNRDSADFAKGAAAFYFMGDWSWAVIGTLEGRDTDFGILPLPVSNNPEDFGNTQVAYSEPKLFAIDDSKSTPEQQEAAKAFIEWMVSSEDGQKAIISDMGLSMPYKDLKAKSTNIMSNAVSEYVKQGKIINIGVINYLPQDYWAKTGAAMQKYLVGNIDRQGLAQEVQDYWKSYAGK
- a CDS encoding sugar ABC transporter permease yields the protein MNKKLSLKNAGTFLVFGGPSIFAFAAVVIIPFIVGLYLTFTNWDVRTGDSSLIGFTNYLEVFRDKVFLQQLWFTLKYVFFTVVIANVFAFFIALALTRGGRGEQWLRTGFFTPNLVGGIVLGYLWQTLFSQVLPYLGAKYGWELFQTSWLTNTGTAFWALIIATAWQLVGYLMIIYIAGFTGVPNDVLEAANIDGAGRTSVIRRIILPLTVPAIVICIFISLSRSFLTYDINLALTKGGPFNSTELATYHIVQKAFLSNQYGVGQAEAVVLFAVVAIIALTQSYLLKKLEVES
- a CDS encoding carbohydrate ABC transporter permease; protein product: MNANRRILPGLRTGFLYLLLFAFLTPFLLIIMNSFKTTQQFFESPLSLPTTINFKNYASAFDNMDFMQGFMNSLIITGISVTIIIIFSAMTGYLFVRYKWKVNSIFFFLMLASMALPFQVLMIPMVMLYGNMGLLNTKLTLLFMYLGFGVPFGVFTFHGFIKGIPYELEESAFIEGSTTLRTFFSIVLPLLKPVFVTLLVLDVLWIWNDYLLPSLVLLSPDQKTLPLSTYTFFSSYSVDYAPLMAGLIMTIIPVLIIYLFLQKQIIKGITEGALK
- a CDS encoding response regulator yields the protein MKRRENPILQILLVDDEQYVVDDLELAFPWQDFGIEKVYKAYSGAQAMQMIGQNPVDIVITDIAMPGMSGLELVKQVQRTHRRIKCILLTGYAEFEYAREALQYGVVEYLVKPLDHQKLRTALESTIKTIKKELDRTASYEQAMLAFREHLPALKDKLLAELIQGKSYPQERLKEKLSGYQIDFQLNDRVFLILIRLEEHFTNFGLDSQLLFEYAVTNIACELLGPGFEMWHGRDAYENLVFIVKSNEAGAVDQGKILKQLTHNTHQLHSSVNEYLNGGISVILSYPGEFPLDLRAMYEDSQSALRQQVGNDKGYFISLTDQQKSSPVQPLKDLYASPSLMHLLETGQWQGYKERLQQMKEFSNNLPAYNEEYIEEIRTMILGSFHYIAHKNHSLLSDLVGRELLDKTLFRSVSQLISWGEALVDTLQSKLERDTQNNRMGIVKEMQSCIAANLAQASQQFVADAVSLHPAYVSRLFKQVSGISISEYILNMKMEQAVASLRNSELKIYEISEQLGYANSQYFIKVFKEQFGMTPQDFRGKL
- a CDS encoding LacI family DNA-binding transcriptional regulator, whose translation is MANLKDVAKQAGLSVNTVSRVLNNRGYISDKTKEKVYRVMKEMNYQPNEMARALFRKKSNMIGLIIPAISHPFFAELTAYLEYYADLKGYKLLLCNSNRNVSKEVDYIEMLKKNQVDAIIMGSAVLDVQHYLHLDLPIVSFDRVISEDIPVVTSDNLEGGRLAARLLTGQGCRHTVYIQRGIDGPQHHFMLAGLRRQGYEEEMKRAGLAPLYLQLEVEEGSYTGGDTAIAAYLQEHPEIDGVFASSDVIAAEVIHACNLLGKEIPSAMRIVGYDDVQLASMISPRLSTVRQPIQEMSEAIMELAVRQIEGQAVTMVNTFPVTAVERGTT